Proteins encoded in a region of the Pirellulaceae bacterium genome:
- a CDS encoding family 16 glycosylhydrolase, with protein sequence MMRQDLRSFWLLIATLIGGVNVVDAEPPQRSGWELAWYDEFDAPSLDQTLWTPQTSTNPTNNSLHAYVRSQVSVSDGNLVLTSEKRSYGGLRYRSGQVISRSEQKYGRWEARAKLPTSRGMWPAIWLLPNVRQYRWPSGGEIDIMENRGDEPYLTSSAFHYGTNPPYRHSYVVEEQQAYQSGKRSNYHNQFHSYAVEWAPDQIRFFVDDVHFETVHDSDVGDFISEDTAPMQLVMNTAIGGDFLDNPNGSTDWPQEFLIDYVHVYNQSDEAELLTFENGGFEANGGSLAHWSTFGNKLPNVQSHVEAVQSGDGSLKLYGQFNNRRNYSGVEQGITVESGEQLRAVASALIRSADSIRGTSNAVDLKIDYYRKNYGKYGSNDYIKSDVIQLADGSSRSNRWLQEEIRSTVPPHAVEARVALVFDQRSNQSGAVHVDDVFFGRAGDTIVAWPENGDGIWSSKTWLGGPYDRPTEFDQARIRSNRVRVTRDVVAHSTTVSDGGILDLEANLGGQVEIESTGTITGSGTIEGDLKIFGKINLQREGDTLHAIGDIHLQNPRFVLDGYSTNRGKVHRETVLEGASLVGELDFEFEDVSLSHLNHGYFVRGVTYSETDAEVELFAAVQGDANGDGHFNSRDLVGIFTASQYENDIPLDATWTTGDWTGDREFDSSDLVSAFLVGGYEQNAAKLSLVPEPNPIFGLLGVAFAWLLSVRPVLFPAAD encoded by the coding sequence ATGATGAGACAAGATCTTCGATCATTTTGGCTGCTGATTGCCACGTTAATCGGTGGTGTGAACGTTGTCGATGCAGAGCCACCTCAGCGATCGGGTTGGGAGTTGGCTTGGTACGATGAATTTGATGCCCCTTCACTCGACCAAACACTCTGGACGCCACAAACGAGTACCAACCCGACGAATAACTCCTTACATGCCTACGTCCGTTCTCAAGTGTCAGTTTCGGATGGCAATCTGGTACTTACATCTGAAAAACGATCCTATGGTGGTTTGCGTTATCGTTCAGGTCAGGTGATCAGCCGATCGGAGCAGAAATACGGTCGTTGGGAGGCTCGTGCGAAATTGCCGACGTCACGCGGAATGTGGCCCGCGATCTGGCTGCTTCCTAACGTTAGACAGTATCGATGGCCCAGCGGTGGTGAAATTGACATCATGGAAAATCGTGGTGACGAACCGTATCTGACGAGCAGCGCTTTTCATTACGGCACGAATCCGCCGTACCGACATTCCTATGTTGTGGAAGAACAGCAGGCCTATCAGTCTGGGAAACGATCAAATTATCACAATCAGTTTCATTCTTATGCCGTGGAATGGGCGCCAGATCAAATTCGATTCTTTGTTGACGATGTCCACTTTGAGACCGTTCATGACTCCGATGTGGGTGACTTTATTTCTGAGGACACGGCGCCCATGCAGTTGGTGATGAATACGGCCATCGGCGGTGACTTTCTCGACAATCCGAATGGGTCAACCGATTGGCCGCAAGAGTTTCTGATCGATTATGTTCACGTCTATAATCAATCGGATGAAGCCGAACTGCTTACGTTTGAAAATGGAGGCTTTGAAGCGAATGGTGGATCGTTGGCACATTGGTCCACTTTTGGGAATAAACTCCCCAACGTTCAAAGTCATGTGGAAGCCGTCCAGTCCGGCGACGGCTCGCTCAAGCTGTATGGTCAATTCAATAACCGCAGGAACTATTCCGGAGTTGAACAAGGGATAACGGTCGAATCGGGCGAGCAGTTGCGTGCCGTCGCGAGTGCCTTGATTCGGTCTGCCGATTCGATCCGAGGTACTTCCAATGCGGTGGATTTGAAGATTGACTATTATCGAAAAAACTATGGGAAATATGGCTCGAATGACTACATCAAAAGCGACGTGATCCAGTTAGCCGACGGCTCATCTCGTTCCAATCGGTGGCTCCAGGAAGAGATTCGAAGTACGGTTCCCCCTCACGCAGTCGAAGCCAGGGTTGCCCTCGTGTTCGACCAACGCTCGAACCAGTCGGGTGCCGTGCATGTAGACGATGTGTTTTTCGGTCGCGCTGGCGATACGATTGTCGCCTGGCCTGAGAATGGAGATGGGATCTGGTCGTCGAAAACATGGTTGGGCGGCCCCTATGACCGACCCACCGAGTTTGACCAGGCCAGGATTCGTTCGAATCGCGTTCGCGTGACTCGCGACGTGGTAGCCCATTCCACCACGGTGTCCGATGGCGGCATTTTAGACTTGGAAGCAAATCTCGGCGGACAGGTTGAGATTGAATCAACCGGGACGATTACCGGTAGCGGCACGATTGAGGGGGATTTGAAGATTTTCGGAAAAATCAATCTTCAACGAGAAGGCGACACGCTTCATGCGATCGGCGATATTCACTTGCAGAATCCACGTTTTGTCCTGGATGGCTATTCAACCAATCGCGGAAAGGTGCATCGAGAAACTGTTCTGGAGGGTGCTTCCCTCGTTGGAGAGTTGGATTTTGAATTTGAAGACGTTTCCCTATCCCATCTGAACCATGGTTACTTTGTCCGGGGAGTTACTTACTCGGAAACCGATGCAGAGGTTGAACTGTTTGCCGCCGTGCAAGGTGATGCAAATGGGGACGGACATTTCAACAGTCGAGACTTGGTGGGAATCTTCACTGCGAGTCAGTATGAAAACGACATTCCGCTTGACGCAACATGGACTACAGGGGATTGGACTGGCGACAGAGAATTCGATTCCTCAGATCTTGTTAGTGCATTTCTAGTTGGTGGTTATGAACAAAACGCTGCAAAGCTCAGTCTTGTTCCAGAACCAAATCCGATTTTTGGATTGCTTGGAGTGGCTTTCGCATGGCTCCTTTCTGTTCGGCCCGTTTTGTTTCCAGCTGCTGATTGA
- a CDS encoding DUF1552 domain-containing protein, with the protein MTANFASLDRRRFLRGTGVALALPWFDSLVSLSDAAEQTADRKRLACFYMPDGVPMPLAEDPAHQDWAWFPHGNGKDFTFTKSLEPLESLRDNVTVLSGFSHPSVRSIHGHSNADQFLTGASTGPSGDYRNSISLDQEFAAHVGDQTRYSSLVMSTDGGTGTPRGAHTLSFNRSGRAIPAEHRPKRIFDMLFVKSDGDAVRRLALSQSALDDLLSDARSLRQTLSHTDKKTLDEYLQSVRDTEIKIEKAKRWTNIPLPQVDVDHLKLDVTPEDPRNYLQTMFQLIYLAFKTDSTRVASYQIGRENGVGISDYLGRAVGFNLTHQLSHNTKQPGGWKNFGTYCQFLCEEFVRFANQLKATPETGGDGNMLDNTLLLFGSASSAFHLSRNYPLILAGGKRMGFKHGQYLNYGPDQPAGGPWTGGREPWQREIAHEDIPLSNLFVTMLQRLGVSVDSFSDSTGIVEEV; encoded by the coding sequence ATGACCGCCAATTTTGCATCGCTTGATCGTCGTAGATTCTTGCGTGGGACGGGAGTCGCCCTGGCACTGCCCTGGTTCGATTCGCTGGTCAGCTTGTCGGACGCTGCCGAACAGACTGCCGATCGAAAACGACTCGCTTGCTTCTATATGCCTGACGGAGTGCCAATGCCTTTGGCGGAAGATCCGGCGCATCAAGATTGGGCTTGGTTTCCGCATGGCAATGGTAAAGATTTTACTTTCACGAAATCTCTTGAACCACTGGAGTCATTACGTGACAACGTAACGGTGTTGTCCGGATTTTCACATCCTTCGGTCCGCAGCATTCATGGGCACTCGAATGCGGATCAGTTTTTAACGGGCGCTTCGACGGGTCCGTCTGGTGACTATCGAAACTCGATCTCGCTTGACCAGGAATTTGCTGCTCATGTCGGTGATCAGACTCGTTACTCATCGCTTGTGATGTCGACCGATGGTGGAACCGGAACTCCTCGCGGCGCGCACACGCTTTCCTTCAATCGCAGTGGTCGAGCGATTCCAGCCGAACACCGACCCAAGCGGATTTTTGACATGTTGTTTGTGAAAAGCGATGGGGATGCGGTGCGCCGACTTGCGCTGAGCCAGAGTGCGCTGGATGACTTGTTGTCCGACGCACGGTCATTACGCCAGACTTTGTCACATACCGATAAGAAAACGCTTGATGAGTATCTCCAATCGGTTCGTGACACCGAAATCAAAATCGAAAAGGCGAAGCGTTGGACAAATATTCCACTTCCGCAGGTTGATGTCGATCATTTGAAACTGGATGTCACACCAGAGGATCCTCGCAACTATTTGCAAACGATGTTTCAGCTGATTTATCTTGCCTTCAAGACGGATTCGACGCGCGTTGCCAGCTATCAGATCGGTCGAGAAAATGGTGTGGGTATCAGTGACTATCTGGGTCGAGCTGTGGGCTTCAATCTAACTCACCAACTTTCGCACAATACAAAACAACCAGGTGGCTGGAAGAATTTCGGAACTTATTGCCAGTTTCTCTGCGAAGAGTTTGTGCGCTTTGCCAATCAGCTGAAAGCGACTCCTGAAACGGGTGGCGACGGGAATATGTTAGACAACACATTATTATTGTTTGGGTCTGCTTCGAGCGCGTTTCATCTGTCACGCAATTATCCGCTGATTCTTGCCGGTGGAAAAAGGATGGGGTTCAAACACGGTCAGTATCTCAATTATGGACCTGATCAGCCCGCGGGTGGACCCTGGACTGGCGGTCGAGAGCCTTGGCAACGAGAAATTGCTCACGAAGACATTCCGCTGTCGAATCTGTTTGTCACGATGCTGCAACGGCTCGGAGTTTCGGTTGACAGCTTCTCGGACAGCACAGGCATCGTCGAAGAAGTCTGA
- a CDS encoding DUF1592 domain-containing protein — MMKSNHSNSNNRWVVSLLALLTGMWVAGVAEDSHGSETDFGVDQPSISNSDPPSNLVTLEELKAAGALRSSYQKHESRVIGTEAPKPDLLTFQTQVKPILRQACVSCHGAESQEGNIRIDVLDPDLFHGDDVNWWLEVFAVLSNGEMPPPDEAELAAEDRRKIVDWLSAEMQVASRVRRIEQGHSSFRRMTRYEYNYVLQDLLGLPFDFSKDLPPESTSEDGFQNSSEMLHMSTNQFGIYRDLARKALRRATVSGSRPAPIYWGVSMQAASATAWQRQAKEVEEIKQKYQDDPEKREQQLEQQAAKFRRRHNRAHYKDLSQGHTEPVSWSYGGAKYAWKPTSVRPEVPADHNFVAIIPPQQKWIVELGDQLPDEGMLQVRIRAARASVEDEFVPSLQLEFGWQASNDSAASTRISDRDIMIDAAPDNPQFYQWDIPLSEIYPRNSVRKVSKMGDTPSPSEFVKFVNSSVSRGDVQIDYVEITAPVHAQWPPASHARIFVDSADKSDEKVHARALLKGFMSRAWRREVTPSEIDQKLALFEMIRPDCDDFQHAVIEVLATVLSSPKFLYLVKIDSEQEATESLHQEELATRLSMFLWSSTPDKELMSLALQGRLNDADTLTEQVHRMLADPRSRRFSEQFVRQWLGMQLLDFLQVDRKLYRQFNPALKEAMQEEPIAFYHEILQNNDSVLDFVHADYTLVNERLAKHYGLVGVEGNHFRRVDLAPQNNRGGLLTQAGLLAMNSDGKDSHPLKRGIWMLESLLNDPPPPPPPAVPEIDLADPEIAKLTLKERMEDHRDQVACRSCHAKIDPWGIAFENFDAVGSYRKEIAGKPVDATSLLFNGQKLDGMQGLKRYLLQNRQDQFVRAMVHKMATYALGRPLTFSDRSSVDQITADVRKQGDGLATMVALIVNSELFQSK; from the coding sequence ATGATGAAGAGCAATCACTCGAATTCGAACAATCGATGGGTCGTTTCGCTGCTCGCGCTGCTGACTGGCATGTGGGTCGCTGGAGTTGCGGAGGATTCGCACGGTTCCGAAACTGACTTCGGCGTCGATCAACCGTCGATTTCTAACAGCGATCCTCCATCGAACCTTGTGACACTCGAAGAATTAAAGGCAGCCGGTGCGCTGCGTTCGAGTTATCAGAAACATGAATCGCGTGTCATTGGAACGGAAGCTCCAAAACCGGACCTGCTTACGTTTCAAACGCAAGTAAAGCCGATTCTCCGTCAGGCTTGTGTGTCGTGTCATGGAGCGGAGTCCCAGGAGGGGAACATCCGGATCGACGTGCTCGATCCAGATCTATTTCACGGAGACGATGTGAATTGGTGGTTGGAAGTTTTTGCTGTACTGAGTAACGGTGAAATGCCCCCACCGGACGAGGCGGAATTAGCGGCGGAAGATCGGCGCAAGATAGTGGATTGGCTTTCTGCTGAGATGCAAGTCGCCTCGCGGGTGCGCCGCATCGAACAGGGGCACTCATCATTTCGGCGAATGACGCGCTACGAATACAATTATGTGCTCCAGGATTTACTTGGACTTCCCTTTGATTTTTCCAAAGATCTACCACCGGAATCGACTTCAGAGGATGGGTTTCAGAACAGTTCCGAGATGCTGCACATGTCGACGAATCAGTTCGGGATTTATCGGGACTTGGCTCGAAAAGCCTTACGACGTGCCACGGTGAGCGGATCCCGACCCGCGCCGATCTACTGGGGTGTTTCGATGCAGGCTGCCTCGGCGACTGCCTGGCAGCGTCAGGCGAAAGAAGTTGAGGAGATCAAGCAGAAGTATCAAGACGATCCCGAGAAACGGGAGCAACAGTTGGAGCAGCAAGCCGCCAAGTTTCGACGCAGGCATAACCGTGCTCATTACAAGGATTTAAGTCAGGGTCACACGGAGCCGGTTTCTTGGAGCTATGGAGGGGCGAAATACGCATGGAAACCGACATCGGTGCGACCTGAGGTTCCCGCAGATCATAACTTTGTGGCGATCATTCCTCCCCAACAAAAATGGATTGTCGAACTGGGAGATCAATTGCCAGATGAAGGGATGCTTCAAGTTCGCATTCGAGCCGCGCGAGCTTCGGTAGAAGACGAATTTGTGCCGAGCCTCCAATTGGAGTTCGGCTGGCAGGCAAGTAACGATTCGGCCGCCTCCACCAGAATCAGCGATCGTGACATCATGATCGATGCGGCTCCGGATAACCCCCAATTCTACCAGTGGGACATTCCCTTAAGCGAAATCTATCCGCGCAACTCGGTTCGCAAGGTCTCCAAGATGGGAGATACCCCTAGTCCGTCCGAGTTTGTAAAGTTCGTCAATAGCTCGGTCTCGAGAGGCGATGTACAGATCGATTACGTCGAAATTACGGCTCCCGTTCATGCCCAATGGCCGCCTGCCTCGCACGCTCGTATCTTCGTCGATAGCGCTGATAAGTCCGATGAAAAGGTGCACGCGCGAGCCCTATTGAAGGGTTTCATGTCACGTGCTTGGCGCCGTGAAGTGACGCCAAGTGAGATCGATCAAAAACTGGCCTTGTTCGAAATGATTCGCCCCGACTGTGATGATTTTCAACATGCTGTGATCGAAGTGTTGGCGACTGTCCTGTCATCGCCAAAATTTCTCTATCTCGTCAAGATCGATTCTGAACAGGAAGCAACGGAGAGTCTTCATCAGGAAGAACTGGCAACTCGTCTTTCGATGTTCTTGTGGTCGAGTACACCGGATAAGGAATTGATGAGTCTTGCCTTGCAAGGACGATTGAATGATGCCGATACACTGACCGAACAAGTGCATCGCATGTTGGCTGACCCGCGGTCTCGGCGCTTTTCGGAGCAGTTCGTTCGCCAGTGGTTGGGAATGCAACTACTGGACTTCCTTCAGGTTGATCGGAAGCTTTACCGCCAATTCAATCCTGCCTTGAAAGAAGCGATGCAAGAGGAGCCGATCGCTTTCTATCACGAGATTTTACAAAACAATGATAGCGTGTTGGATTTTGTTCATGCCGATTACACCCTGGTCAATGAAAGACTTGCCAAGCACTACGGATTGGTGGGAGTGGAAGGAAACCATTTTCGTCGGGTCGATCTTGCACCGCAGAACAACCGAGGTGGTTTGCTGACTCAGGCAGGTTTGTTAGCGATGAATTCCGATGGCAAAGATTCCCACCCGTTAAAGCGAGGGATCTGGATGTTGGAGAGTTTGTTGAACGATCCACCGCCTCCTCCGCCACCGGCTGTTCCGGAAATCGACCTGGCCGATCCCGAAATCGCGAAGCTAACGCTGAAGGAACGCATGGAGGATCATCGCGATCAGGTCGCTTGTCGGTCGTGCCATGCAAAGATTGATCCGTGGGGAATTGCCTTCGAGAATTTTGATGCGGTTGGCAGTTATCGCAAAGAAATTGCCGGCAAGCCCGTGGATGCGACGAGCCTGTTATTTAATGGGCAAAAACTGGATGGCATGCAGGGCTTGAAACGCTATTTGCTGCAGAATCGACAGGATCAGTTTGTGCGAGCCATGGTTCACAAAATGGCGACCTACGCACTTGGGCGGCCTTTGACGTTTAGTGATCGGTCAAGCGTCGATCAGATCACAGCAGATGTTCGCAAACAAGGAGATGGACTTGCTACAATGGTCGCGTTAATCGTGAACAGTGAGTTGTTTCAATCGAAGTAA
- a CDS encoding cytochrome c peroxidase, translating into MQPLLALITMPNPLSPHPRTRSVKFQLPKLALLLAFSLLCCSCTRAPNSNDPISAASNETQPTGSGKTVSKTTDATVTATPYEHSLPLGLPEYHVSDRNPMTVEKVALGRKLFFDTALSVDHSMSCATCHDPQKGWSNGLKVAEGVNGKEGSRNVPSILNAAYYRSLFWDGRAGTLESQALGPILNPDEMGMPSTETLIVRLREDDDYPTLFDQAFPNGLTATNVARAIACYERTIVAGNSPYDRYVAGDESALSEAAKRGMEIFFDKRKSKCTVCHEPPTFTALFYHNLGVGMDQESPDLGRYEVTKLESNKGKFKVPTVRDVKDTGPYMHDGSVATLEEVIELYDRGGIPNRYLSTEMRGQLKLTKQEKQDLVTFMVEGLSSDQQPTP; encoded by the coding sequence ATGCAACCCCTACTCGCTTTGATCACCATGCCCAATCCACTATCGCCTCATCCACGCACCCGCTCGGTCAAGTTCCAACTTCCGAAACTTGCCCTGCTGCTGGCATTCTCGCTCCTCTGCTGCTCCTGCACACGTGCTCCAAACAGCAACGATCCAATTTCCGCCGCCTCGAACGAGACGCAACCAACCGGCTCAGGAAAAACTGTTTCGAAAACCACCGACGCGACAGTCACCGCGACACCCTATGAACACTCTCTTCCTCTAGGCTTACCCGAATACCACGTGTCGGACAGGAACCCGATGACGGTGGAAAAGGTCGCGCTCGGACGGAAACTATTTTTCGACACCGCACTTTCTGTGGATCACAGCATGTCCTGCGCAACATGCCACGATCCCCAAAAGGGTTGGTCGAACGGGCTCAAGGTGGCGGAGGGAGTCAATGGAAAAGAAGGGAGCCGAAACGTACCTTCGATTCTTAACGCCGCGTATTATCGTTCACTCTTTTGGGACGGTCGTGCTGGCACTCTTGAGAGTCAGGCACTCGGCCCGATTCTTAACCCAGACGAAATGGGAATGCCCTCAACCGAAACGTTGATCGTGCGACTTCGCGAGGATGACGATTACCCAACGCTGTTTGACCAGGCGTTTCCCAACGGATTAACGGCAACCAACGTGGCTCGAGCGATTGCCTGTTACGAGCGGACCATTGTCGCGGGCAATTCGCCGTATGATCGCTATGTCGCCGGTGATGAAAGCGCATTGTCGGAGGCGGCAAAGCGAGGCATGGAGATTTTCTTCGACAAACGTAAGAGCAAATGTACGGTTTGCCACGAGCCACCAACATTTACTGCTCTCTTTTATCACAACCTTGGCGTGGGGATGGATCAAGAAAGTCCAGACCTGGGGCGCTATGAAGTCACCAAACTCGAAAGCAACAAAGGAAAATTCAAGGTTCCCACCGTTCGCGATGTGAAAGATACCGGTCCCTATATGCATGATGGTAGCGTCGCAACACTCGAAGAAGTGATCGAACTCTATGATCGCGGTGGTATCCCGAACCGATACCTTTCCACTGAAATGCGGGGTCAGCTGAAGCTGACCAAGCAGGAAAAGCAGGATCTCGTGACGTTCATGGTCGAAGGGCTTAGCTCCGACCAACAACCGACCCCGTAA
- a CDS encoding BlaI/MecI/CopY family transcriptional regulator — translation MAPNPEQEFSRRERQIMDAIYAVGSATASEVVEALPENLANSTVRTFLRILVEKGHLKYKLDGQSYIYRPTRSRPKAAQRALKRVVNTFFDGSIEETVAELLRFRTVNLREKEIAKIQKTIARASKGKRRS, via the coding sequence ATGGCACCGAATCCCGAACAAGAGTTTTCTCGCCGTGAACGCCAGATCATGGACGCCATTTACGCGGTTGGATCAGCTACGGCATCCGAGGTGGTCGAGGCTCTTCCCGAAAATCTCGCCAACTCGACGGTAAGAACCTTTTTGCGAATTCTTGTCGAAAAAGGGCACCTCAAGTACAAGCTTGATGGTCAAAGCTATATTTACCGGCCCACACGTTCGCGACCGAAAGCCGCACAGCGAGCATTGAAGCGAGTGGTCAACACCTTCTTCGATGGGTCGATTGAAGAAACGGTCGCTGAACTCCTGCGTTTTCGAACTGTCAACTTGAGGGAAAAAGAAATCGCCAAGATCCAAAAAACGATCGCAAGAGCAAGCAAAGGAAAACGACGATCGTAA
- a CDS encoding GDSL-type esterase/lipase family protein, which yields MKMILTIMFSATIVSNGEARISQANPTRVACLGDSITAGARVDAKTESYPARLQAILGDDWTVRNFGIGGATLIKTGQPNVWATLDAVKKYQPDVVVISLGTNDTVSGNRKNWEQISRFDHDYSELITRLRQLASTPRIVVCTPTAMVLETPGLSAVRVAGLRERKPRLQTLCDRVRRLAEKHAGQNVSLLELNSILQRRPELLTTSDGVHPNANGYTAIAKAVAAHLHP from the coding sequence ATGAAGATGATTCTTACCATTATGTTTTCCGCCACCATCGTTTCCAATGGGGAAGCGAGGATCTCTCAAGCCAACCCAACACGTGTCGCTTGCCTAGGCGATAGTATCACCGCAGGTGCCAGAGTCGATGCGAAGACGGAGTCGTACCCAGCTCGTTTACAAGCCATTCTCGGTGATGACTGGACCGTACGAAACTTTGGAATCGGAGGAGCCACATTGATCAAAACAGGTCAACCGAACGTCTGGGCAACGCTTGACGCGGTGAAAAAATATCAGCCAGATGTCGTGGTTATATCACTCGGGACAAACGACACTGTCAGCGGTAATCGAAAGAACTGGGAGCAGATCTCCCGATTCGATCACGATTATTCTGAGTTAATCACCCGTTTGCGGCAGCTCGCGTCAACACCACGAATTGTAGTTTGCACCCCAACGGCGATGGTTCTTGAAACACCAGGGCTCTCGGCCGTGCGCGTGGCCGGACTGCGGGAACGCAAGCCTCGCCTGCAAACCTTATGCGATCGAGTTCGACGTTTGGCTGAAAAACACGCTGGACAAAACGTCTCGTTGCTAGAATTAAACTCGATTCTTCAGCGACGACCCGAACTGCTCACCACAAGTGACGGCGTCCATCCCAACGCTAACGGCTATACAGCGATTGCCAAAGCGGTGGCAGCGCACCTCCACCCCTAG